One window from the genome of Acinetobacter sp. ANC 7912 encodes:
- the rpmB gene encoding 50S ribosomal protein L28, which yields MSKVCQVTGKRPVVGNNVSHANNKTKRRFEPNLHQHRFWLESEKRFVRLRLTTKGMRIIDKLGIEKVVADLRAQGQKI from the coding sequence ATGTCTAAGGTTTGCCAAGTTACCGGCAAGCGTCCAGTCGTTGGTAACAACGTCTCACACGCCAACAACAAAACTAAGCGCCGGTTCGAGCCGAACCTGCACCAACACCGCTTCTGGTTAGAAAGCGAAAAACGTTTCGTACGTCTTCGTCTTACTACTAAAGGTATGCGTATTATCGACAAATTGGGCATCGAGAAGGTTGTAGCTGACCTACGTGCTCAAGGTCAAAAGATCTAA
- a CDS encoding RNA-binding protein yields the protein MKILVRNLERTVTEAELLELFKQYGTVESCDLVLDAETGKSKGFAFVEMPNGREAVKAIKGLNTLRLHGTGIRVKAAEDKPKA from the coding sequence ATGAAAATTTTAGTTCGTAACTTGGAACGTACCGTGACCGAAGCCGAGTTACTGGAATTGTTTAAACAATACGGTACTGTAGAGTCTTGTGACTTGGTGCTGGATGCAGAAACCGGTAAATCCAAAGGTTTTGCCTTTGTGGAAATGCCGAATGGTCGTGAAGCAGTCAAAGCGATTAAAGGTTTAAATACCTTGCGCTTACATGGCACAGGTATTCGCGTCAAAGCAGCGGAAGACAAACCAAAAGCTTAA
- a CDS encoding ATP-dependent helicase — translation MSLAALIDELNPQQKQAATTDAKHSLVLAGAGCGKTKTIVARAAYLIDQGVPANQIQILTFTRRAASEIVARVELALGEQAKGLRASTFHTFCMYLLRRIPKAFGLEQFSIIDRDDQLMMFRLIRGRDDKKNPNYLPKPQELCDLYSFARNTRQKLSLALEKQMPEYLALKDQIADIMKEYEARKKARSFLDYDDILAVVAAALAQSEGLVEYVSSICRHMLVDEMQDTNPLQWALLEPLKEHISLFCVGDDAQSIYGFRGADFENIHHFKERVPDAQIFKLEKNYRSTQEILDLSNWLLDQSEIKYDKRLDAHRGEGIKPKMHIFPNEFDEAKWIAIDIKERHYLNGNKWSDHMVLVRSSFAARHIEAACIAANVPYRFIGGMKLLETAHVKDLLSLLRVVANPLDDIAWMRFLTLWNGVGDVGASKLSQQLLAEPEMEKIADKLEKFGKIPLETILIMKQMAVLKTEVQACVTLAIQAIENQLAENYKKDWNRRQGDFELVKQLASKHAQVSEFLEEYVLDPVSISEIERQSDIDVVTLITIHSAKGTEQKVCYVANVTPGQYPHARAQGSFDDVEEERRVLYVALTRAQDELILTKHNLNHWARETVDEQGRKVESYFMNDLTRNLCTMETHYKTRQQTVKSALIERQSINLDFGIDLD, via the coding sequence ATGAGTTTAGCCGCCCTGATTGATGAACTGAATCCCCAACAAAAGCAAGCTGCGACGACGGATGCCAAGCATAGTCTGGTGTTAGCTGGGGCGGGCTGTGGTAAGACCAAAACTATCGTGGCACGTGCAGCTTATCTGATTGATCAAGGTGTACCTGCAAATCAGATCCAGATTTTGACTTTTACCCGACGTGCCGCGAGTGAAATTGTAGCGCGTGTGGAACTGGCACTCGGTGAACAGGCCAAAGGCTTGCGAGCATCAACCTTCCATACTTTTTGTATGTATCTGCTGCGTCGTATTCCCAAAGCATTTGGATTAGAGCAGTTTTCTATTATCGATCGTGATGATCAGCTGATGATGTTCCGCCTGATCCGTGGTCGCGATGACAAGAAAAATCCGAATTATTTGCCGAAGCCACAGGAACTCTGTGATTTATATTCTTTTGCACGTAATACCCGGCAGAAACTGAGTCTGGCTTTGGAAAAACAGATGCCGGAATATCTGGCGCTGAAAGACCAGATTGCCGACATCATGAAGGAATATGAAGCCCGTAAAAAGGCACGTAGCTTTCTAGATTATGACGATATTCTGGCAGTGGTCGCGGCTGCACTGGCCCAGTCTGAAGGGCTGGTGGAATATGTGTCCTCAATTTGTCGCCACATGCTGGTCGATGAAATGCAGGATACCAATCCGCTGCAATGGGCATTGCTGGAACCGCTGAAAGAACATATCAGCCTGTTCTGTGTCGGGGATGATGCCCAATCCATTTATGGTTTTCGTGGTGCAGACTTTGAAAATATTCACCATTTCAAGGAGCGGGTTCCAGACGCACAAATCTTTAAGCTAGAAAAAAATTACCGTTCAACTCAGGAAATTCTGGATCTATCCAACTGGCTACTGGATCAGTCCGAAATCAAATATGACAAAAGACTAGATGCGCATCGCGGCGAAGGCATCAAACCGAAGATGCATATTTTCCCGAACGAGTTTGATGAAGCCAAATGGATCGCGATTGATATTAAAGAACGCCATTACCTGAACGGGAATAAATGGTCGGATCATATGGTGCTGGTGCGTTCCAGTTTTGCTGCGCGGCATATTGAAGCGGCCTGTATTGCAGCCAATGTGCCTTATCGGTTTATTGGTGGCATGAAACTACTGGAAACTGCGCATGTAAAGGATCTACTTAGTCTGCTGCGAGTCGTGGCCAATCCGCTGGATGATATTGCCTGGATGCGTTTTTTGACCCTATGGAATGGTGTCGGTGATGTCGGGGCTAGCAAGTTATCCCAACAGCTGCTGGCTGAACCAGAGATGGAAAAAATTGCCGATAAGCTGGAAAAATTTGGCAAGATTCCATTGGAAACCATTCTGATCATGAAACAGATGGCCGTGCTGAAAACTGAAGTTCAGGCCTGTGTGACGCTAGCGATTCAAGCGATTGAAAACCAGCTGGCAGAAAACTATAAAAAAGACTGGAACCGTCGTCAGGGCGATTTTGAACTGGTCAAACAGCTGGCTTCCAAGCATGCACAGGTCAGTGAATTTCTGGAAGAGTATGTACTTGATCCAGTCTCCATTTCCGAAATTGAGCGTCAGTCAGATATCGATGTCGTTACCCTCATCACGATTCACTCGGCTAAAGGTACAGAGCAGAAGGTCTGCTATGTGGCGAATGTCACCCCGGGACAATATCCACATGCGCGTGCGCAAGGCAGCTTCGATGATGTCGAGGAAGAGCGCCGGGTGCTGTATGTAGCATTGACCCGTGCGCAGGATGAGTTAATCCTGACCAAACATAATCTAAATCATTGGGCGCGTGAAACCGTGGATGAGCAGGGACGTAAGGTAGAAAGTTATTTTATGAATGACCTGACCCGCAATTTGTGTACGATGGAAACCCATTACAAGACCCGGCAGCAGACGGTAAAAAGTGCCCTGATCGAGCGCCAGTCGATTAATTTAGATTTTGGCATTGATCTCGATTAA
- a CDS encoding IS3 family transposase (programmed frameshift) — MEHKREQRVKRTQRDYSFAFKMMVVHEVEKGQITYKQAQAKYGIQGRSTVLVWLRKHGQQDWTSNMPTSSKRQLTPQQRIRQLEKQLAAEKLKTEFIQDVIYHIDKECGTDLGKKVYRARFKDWQSQRRLSVSRYCQWLGITRQAYYQAEKRAQMTAQATEQILELVMEYRCLMPSIGTRKLYWLIKGKLLQRGLKCGRDQLFKILKENNLLIRPKRRYTKTTDSKHWMKKHPNLLKDYAAVQANEVFVSDITYVESAEGVHYLSLVTDAYTRQIKGYKLSNDMRAENVVQALHMAMQQATDRATRMIHHSDRGAQYCSELYQSALRHYGICPSMTDGKDCYQNALAERINGILKQEFLTTRCQTMKELDHLIAESIMIYNCYRPHLSLNMNTPNQMYEQTKTELIA; from the exons ATGGAACATAAACGAGAACAACGAGTTAAACGTACACAACGTGACTATAGCTTTGCCTTTAAAATGATGGTGGTACATGAAGTAGAAAAAGGGCAAATTACTTATAAGCAAGCTCAGGCAAAATATGGTATTCAAGGAAGATCAACTGTGCTGGTATGGTTACGCAAGCACGGACAACAGGACTGGACTTCGAATATGCCGACTTCTTCTAAACGCCAATTGACACCCCAACAACGAATCCGCCAATTAGAAAAGCAGTTAGCCGCAGAAAAGCTTAAAACTGAATTTATTCAGGATGTGATTTATCACATTGATAAAGAATGTGGGACTGATCTTG GGAAAAAAGTATACCGAGCACGTTTCAAAGATTGGCAAAGCCAAAGAAGACTAAGTGTTTCACGTTATTGTCAGTGGTTGGGAATCACCCGACAAGCTTATTATCAAGCAGAAAAACGTGCTCAAATGACTGCACAAGCAACTGAACAAATACTTGAGTTGGTTATGGAATATCGCTGTCTCATGCCAAGTATCGGAACACGTAAGCTGTATTGGCTTATTAAAGGCAAATTGTTGCAACGTGGTTTAAAGTGTGGACGGGATCAGTTATTTAAAATATTGAAAGAAAATAACTTATTGATTCGCCCTAAGCGTCGCTATACAAAAACTACGGATAGCAAGCATTGGATGAAGAAGCATCCAAATTTATTAAAGGATTATGCAGCAGTGCAAGCCAATGAAGTCTTTGTTAGTGATATTACCTATGTTGAGAGTGCTGAAGGTGTGCATTATTTATCCTTGGTGACAGATGCTTATACCCGACAGATTAAAGGTTATAAGTTATCGAATGATATGCGTGCGGAGAATGTTGTGCAGGCTCTACATATGGCGATGCAGCAAGCGACAGATCGAGCGACTAGGATGATTCATCATTCAGATAGAGGTGCTCAATATTGCTCTGAGCTATATCAATCGGCATTGCGCCATTATGGGATATGTCCTTCCATGACAGATGGCAAGGACTGTTATCAGAATGCATTAGCAGAGCGAATTAATGGAATATTAAAGCAGGAGTTTTTAACCACGCGATGTCAAACCATGAAGGAGTTAGATCACTTAATTGCGGAATCTATCATGATTTACAATTGTTATAGACCGCATTTAAGTTTAAATATGAACACCCCGAATCAGATGTATGAGCAAACAAAAACCGAGCTAATTGCTTAA
- a CDS encoding cation:proton antiporter produces MPHDVDLIILLAVGFGLALAFGYIAARLRFPPLIGYLIAGILISPNTPGVVGDIQLANQLAELGVMFLMFGVGMHFSLHDLMQVRRIALPGAVLQIAVATLLGIGVSMLWGWSFGTALIFGLSLSCASTVVLLKALGDRGLLDSINGKIAVGWLLVEDLVMVLALVLLPATAVLLGGQVLEGHSDENIWATLGITLLKVAGFIAFMLIIGKRLVPMIMQVVARLGSRELFTLTVVAAAVSIAFGAYKVFGVSMALGAFFAGMVVKESDFSHRAEEETLPLREIFSILFFVSVGMLFDPRIMIEQPLHVLAVIAIIMIGKTIAAMALVLFFRYPINTALTVGASLAQIGEFSFILAALGVSLNLLSLEGQNLILAGALISITLNSFIFSAVEPVQNWIRERSSLARLLERSGDPLAMLPDEVSQDYLRDQVVIVGHGEVGRRITLSLMEQNIKVVIAEENREIVEKLREKGIAAVSGVATEPSVLIQAHIQHARLLVISPMDIIDIHKIVDIAKTLNPAIQILVCAESKEEAEVIRRDNIGAVYYAKEEMAKNMSRHILHQIQIAHQHENGH; encoded by the coding sequence GTGCCGCATGACGTAGATCTCATCATATTACTGGCTGTAGGCTTTGGGCTGGCACTGGCATTTGGCTATATCGCCGCACGCCTGCGCTTTCCCCCACTGATCGGTTACCTGATTGCCGGGATCCTGATCAGTCCAAACACGCCCGGGGTAGTCGGTGATATCCAGCTCGCCAACCAGTTGGCAGAATTAGGCGTCATGTTCCTGATGTTTGGTGTCGGGATGCACTTCTCTCTGCATGACCTGATGCAGGTGCGCCGTATTGCCCTGCCAGGCGCGGTTTTACAGATTGCGGTAGCAACCCTGCTCGGCATCGGTGTATCGATGCTGTGGGGCTGGAGCTTTGGCACAGCGCTGATCTTTGGCCTGAGTCTGTCCTGTGCGAGTACCGTAGTCTTGCTTAAAGCCTTAGGTGACCGTGGTCTGCTAGATTCGATCAACGGGAAAATTGCCGTTGGCTGGCTGCTGGTTGAAGATCTGGTCATGGTCTTGGCGCTGGTGCTGTTACCTGCAACTGCTGTTCTGCTTGGGGGGCAGGTACTGGAAGGCCATTCTGATGAGAATATCTGGGCAACCCTAGGGATTACTCTACTGAAAGTGGCTGGCTTTATCGCCTTTATGCTGATTATCGGTAAACGTCTGGTTCCGATGATCATGCAAGTGGTGGCGCGTCTCGGTTCGCGCGAGCTGTTTACCCTGACGGTGGTAGCCGCTGCGGTTTCAATTGCTTTTGGTGCTTATAAAGTCTTTGGCGTATCCATGGCACTGGGGGCTTTCTTTGCCGGGATGGTGGTCAAAGAATCAGATTTCAGTCACCGGGCGGAAGAGGAAACTTTGCCGCTACGCGAGATCTTCTCGATCCTGTTCTTCGTTTCGGTCGGTATGCTGTTTGATCCGCGCATCATGATTGAACAGCCGCTGCATGTACTCGCAGTCATTGCCATCATCATGATTGGTAAAACCATTGCGGCAATGGCACTGGTACTGTTCTTCCGCTATCCGATCAATACAGCTTTAACCGTCGGTGCATCACTAGCACAAATCGGTGAATTCTCTTTCATTCTAGCAGCACTCGGTGTATCGCTGAATTTACTGTCCCTGGAAGGACAAAACCTGATTCTGGCAGGCGCACTGATTTCGATTACCCTGAACTCGTTTATCTTCTCAGCGGTAGAACCGGTACAAAATTGGATTCGTGAGCGCTCCTCTCTGGCGCGTTTGCTGGAGCGTAGTGGTGACCCATTGGCGATGCTGCCAGATGAAGTGTCACAGGACTACCTGCGTGATCAGGTGGTGATTGTGGGTCATGGTGAAGTGGGACGTCGTATCACCCTGTCACTGATGGAACAAAACATCAAGGTCGTGATTGCCGAAGAAAACCGTGAGATCGTAGAAAAGCTGCGTGAAAAAGGTATCGCGGCGGTATCGGGTGTCGCGACTGAACCGAGCGTGCTGATTCAAGCTCATATCCAGCATGCACGTCTGCTGGTGATCTCGCCGATGGACATTATCGACATTCATAAGATTGTTGATATTGCCAAAACCTTAAACCCTGCGATTCAGATTCTGGTCTGTGCCGAAAGCAAGGAAGAAGCCGAAGTCATCCGTCGCGACAACATTGGTGCGGTGTACTATGCAAAGGAAGAGATGGCGAAAAACATGAGCCGTCATATCCTGCATCAGATCCAGATTGCGCATCAGCACGAAAATGGACACTAA
- the rpmG gene encoding 50S ribosomal protein L33: protein MRDKIRLVSSAGTGYFYTTTKNKRTMPEKMEIKKFDPKIRQHVIFKEAKIK, encoded by the coding sequence ATGCGTGATAAGATTCGCTTAGTTTCTTCAGCTGGTACAGGTTATTTCTATACCACTACTAAGAACAAACGTACTATGCCGGAAAAAATGGAAATCAAAAAATTTGATCCAAAAATCCGTCAACACGTGATCTTCAAAGAAGCTAAAATCAAATAA
- a CDS encoding DUF6586 family protein: MTRVARYHADRTNQKLYFARLACQQAEQTDHVQQAQAHREAAVFHLHGAVLAFLQELVRYYRLNDLTPTLKSIEELMAAKGQVSPEVTVMQQLSKNGFIAELKRAYRSCQYAPEPSVPEPEDETSSKLIIKVTQTPQAWLPDTKILREWHRDLTQLIDGFRNEMVEF, from the coding sequence ATGACTCGTGTTGCTCGCTATCATGCGGACCGTACCAATCAGAAACTTTATTTCGCCCGCCTCGCTTGCCAGCAGGCAGAGCAAACCGATCATGTGCAACAGGCCCAAGCCCATCGTGAAGCCGCGGTATTTCACCTGCATGGCGCAGTGCTGGCGTTCTTGCAGGAACTGGTGCGTTACTACCGACTCAATGACCTGACCCCAACTTTAAAATCCATTGAAGAGCTGATGGCGGCTAAAGGGCAGGTGTCTCCAGAAGTCACCGTGATGCAGCAGCTGTCAAAAAACGGTTTTATTGCTGAACTGAAACGTGCCTACCGTTCATGCCAGTACGCACCGGAGCCAAGCGTACCAGAACCAGAAGATGAAACATCTTCCAAACTGATCATCAAAGTGACCCAAACCCCACAAGCCTGGTTGCCAGATACCAAAATCCTGCGTGAATGGCATCGTGACTTGACCCAGCTAATTGATGGCTTCAGGAATGAAATGGTTGAATTTTAA
- a CDS encoding coniferyl aldehyde dehydrogenase: protein MNSHTKTTSMTPHFFDSQCLNDILALQKHAYLRYPLPTAKERIDRLARLKRILVKYQDQFAEAINQDYGNRSIGETKIGELLTCLEHIKYYSKNLTTWMKPSKRHVSIIHQPAKAWVQYQPLGVVGIIAPWNYPLLLSIGPLICALAAGNHAMIKISSSSAAFGEVLEKALAEAFPKELVAVINGGGRVSDAFCRLAFDKLIFTGSTAVGKTVMATAAENLVPVILELGGKSPVLVHPSIDLKDVAQRVAVGKLWNAGQTCVAPDYMFLPRGKTAEFIDHFKACVESMYPDITHNQDYTSIINDKQYNRLQGYLEDARVRGAQVIEINPRNERPADLRKIAPTILTNVTPDMDVMKNEIFGPLLPIMEYDQIDDVIDFINSRPRPLALYYFDFDQARADYVAQRTHSGHFGQNTVLTHVAQDDLPFGGVGASGMGKYHGPEGFFSLSHERSVMSNPKLYSLKYILPPFNKPIHKLISKTLLR, encoded by the coding sequence ATGAACAGTCATACAAAAACGACATCAATGACACCACATTTTTTTGATAGCCAATGCCTTAATGACATTTTGGCCTTACAAAAACATGCCTACTTACGTTACCCATTGCCGACTGCAAAGGAACGTATCGATCGTTTAGCTCGACTTAAGCGTATCTTAGTTAAGTATCAAGATCAATTTGCTGAAGCAATTAATCAGGACTATGGCAACCGCTCCATCGGGGAAACCAAAATTGGTGAGCTGCTGACCTGTTTAGAACATATCAAGTATTACAGCAAGAACCTGACTACGTGGATGAAACCATCCAAACGCCATGTCAGCATTATTCACCAGCCAGCCAAAGCTTGGGTACAGTACCAGCCTTTGGGCGTGGTCGGTATCATTGCACCCTGGAACTATCCTTTATTACTGTCGATTGGGCCGCTGATCTGTGCTTTAGCAGCCGGTAACCATGCCATGATCAAGATTTCCAGTTCATCAGCCGCTTTTGGTGAAGTATTGGAAAAAGCACTAGCCGAAGCTTTCCCGAAAGAACTGGTGGCTGTGATCAATGGTGGCGGTCGGGTATCGGATGCGTTCTGCCGACTGGCTTTTGACAAGCTGATTTTCACTGGTTCAACTGCAGTCGGTAAAACTGTCATGGCTACAGCTGCAGAAAATCTGGTCCCAGTGATTCTGGAACTCGGCGGCAAGTCACCTGTTCTAGTTCACCCTTCTATTGACCTGAAAGATGTAGCGCAGCGTGTGGCTGTGGGTAAGCTCTGGAATGCCGGACAGACCTGTGTAGCACCAGACTATATGTTCCTGCCGCGTGGCAAGACCGCAGAGTTTATTGATCACTTCAAGGCCTGCGTGGAAAGTATGTACCCGGACATCACCCACAATCAAGACTACACTTCTATCATTAATGACAAGCAGTACAACCGCCTGCAAGGTTATTTAGAAGATGCCCGTGTGCGTGGTGCACAGGTGATCGAGATCAATCCGCGTAATGAAAGGCCAGCGGATCTACGCAAAATTGCACCGACGATTCTAACCAATGTCACCCCAGACATGGATGTGATGAAGAATGAAATCTTCGGTCCGCTGTTGCCGATCATGGAATATGATCAAATTGACGACGTTATCGACTTTATTAATAGCCGTCCGCGTCCACTTGCATTATACTATTTCGACTTTGATCAGGCGCGTGCCGATTATGTCGCACAGCGTACCCATTCGGGTCACTTTGGTCAGAACACGGTATTGACCCATGTTGCGCAGGATGACCTGCCATTTGGCGGCGTTGGCGCCTCCGGAATGGGTAAATATCATGGACCAGAGGGCTTCTTCAGTTTGTCGCATGAACGGTCTGTAATGTCGAATCCTAAGCTGTATAGCTTGAAATACATTCTCCCACCGTTTAATAAGCCGATTCATAAACTGATTTCGAAGACTCTTCTTCGATAA